One region of Bacillota bacterium genomic DNA includes:
- a CDS encoding NUDIX domain-containing protein yields MRREFSAGGVVYRLADARDPEFLLIRDAWGRWTLPKGLIEKGEKPLEAALREVTEETGVQVRPAGDLDRIHYFYRDPGGDLVYKTVYYFLMEAAGGTVRPQLEEITDVRWVPASQVVERCDYEDTRPVLEKALARVNRLQP; encoded by the coding sequence ATGCGGAGGGAATTCTCGGCGGGGGGCGTGGTATATCGGTTGGCGGATGCGCGTGACCCGGAGTTCCTCCTCATTCGGGACGCCTGGGGCCGGTGGACCCTGCCCAAAGGGCTTATCGAGAAGGGTGAGAAGCCCCTGGAGGCGGCCCTGCGGGAGGTAACCGAGGAAACCGGTGTCCAGGTGCGGCCGGCCGGTGATCTGGACCGCATCCACTACTTCTACCGCGACCCCGGGGGAGACCTGGTGTACAAGACCGTCTACTACTTCCTGATGGAAGCGGCGGGTGGCACCGTGCGCCCCCAGCTCGAGGAGATCACGGATGTGCGCTGGGTGCCGGCCTCGCAGGTGGTGGAGAGGTGTGATTACGAGGACACCCGACCCGTCCTGGAAAAGGCCCTCGCCCGCGTCAACCGGTTGCAACCGTAG
- a CDS encoding DUF1405 domain-containing protein — MHRGEASLQRGRALLRRGPAASWSGFVAVVKGIPRDRRWLFFLTLVNLAGFAYGMDWYRGQLASLAVWTWPVTADCPVSALLFGCVTATLALGRSCGPLEGVAYVASLKYGMWTVLIIGQSWLAGAPVDADSINLLWTHAGMVGESLLFGTVRPPRLHWVALGAVWAAVNTALDYGLGLHPTLPDQTPLWLALGASVGLGVLAVAFFAALAVKGRGRGDSWGVGASWG, encoded by the coding sequence TTGCACCGGGGTGAGGCATCATTGCAGCGGGGACGGGCGTTGTTGCGCCGGGGACCGGCCGCAAGCTGGTCTGGTTTCGTCGCCGTAGTGAAGGGCATCCCCCGGGACAGGCGCTGGCTCTTCTTCCTCACTCTGGTGAACCTGGCCGGGTTTGCTTACGGGATGGATTGGTACCGCGGCCAGCTAGCTTCTCTTGCCGTCTGGACCTGGCCGGTGACGGCCGACTGCCCGGTGTCCGCCCTCCTCTTCGGGTGCGTCACCGCCACTCTGGCCCTGGGGCGATCCTGTGGGCCTCTCGAGGGGGTGGCCTACGTGGCCAGCCTGAAGTACGGCATGTGGACCGTGCTCATCATCGGGCAGTCGTGGCTGGCCGGGGCGCCCGTGGACGCGGACAGCATCAATCTGCTCTGGACTCACGCGGGGATGGTGGGCGAATCCCTCCTTTTCGGGACGGTGCGGCCGCCCCGGTTGCACTGGGTTGCTCTGGGCGCAGTGTGGGCCGCGGTGAACACCGCCCTGGATTACGGTCTGGGCCTGCATCCCACCCTGCCCGACCAGACCCCTCTGTGGCTGGCCCTGGGAGCATCCGTGGGACTGGGCGTGCTGGCGGTGGCGTTTTTCGCCGCCCTCGCGGTGAAGGGACGGGGGAGGGGGGATTCGTGGGGCGTTGGCGCGTCCTGGGGGTAA
- a CDS encoding quinate 5-dehydrogenase: MGRWRVLGVSLGSSPRDFRMRWDWPGGTVEVCRVGTGGDVARAARLLEQHDGEVDAFGLGGVNLYLRVRDRRYRLPLGERLASIPRRTPVCDGTYIKTWWEPRALNIACEESRLDLTGRTVLFSSVLDRWPLAQALQERGARVLVGDAAFALRMPILFPGLEWFYPFAVTMVPVLRYLPLSFLYPLGPGREKSRPGLRAAFGRAQVLAGDFHFLRSRLPERLDGKWVITSGLGEAELALLRDRGVLLVMELGPVARAAARVDAALDARAAPATRAAACRAAPRALSANLAEAVVAAASGESPSSLGPEGIRTWCERLGFRPTVYLLPLPDNTTN, encoded by the coding sequence GTGGGGCGTTGGCGCGTCCTGGGGGTAAGCCTGGGTTCATCCCCGCGCGACTTCCGCATGCGGTGGGACTGGCCGGGCGGGACCGTGGAGGTCTGCCGCGTGGGCACGGGAGGCGATGTGGCCCGCGCGGCGCGCCTCCTTGAGCAGCACGATGGCGAGGTGGATGCCTTCGGCCTGGGCGGCGTCAACCTGTACCTGCGGGTGAGGGACCGTCGCTACCGGCTACCTTTGGGTGAGCGGCTGGCCTCCATCCCCCGCCGCACCCCGGTGTGCGACGGGACGTACATTAAGACCTGGTGGGAGCCGCGGGCCCTGAATATTGCCTGCGAGGAATCCCGCCTCGACCTGACCGGCCGCACCGTCCTGTTTTCCTCGGTGCTGGACAGGTGGCCTCTTGCGCAAGCACTCCAGGAGAGGGGTGCCCGCGTCCTGGTGGGCGATGCCGCCTTTGCCCTGCGGATGCCCATCCTGTTCCCCGGCCTGGAGTGGTTCTACCCCTTTGCGGTGACCATGGTACCGGTTCTCCGGTACCTCCCCCTTTCCTTCCTCTATCCCCTGGGGCCCGGGCGCGAGAAATCCCGCCCGGGACTGCGGGCTGCCTTCGGGCGGGCACAGGTGCTGGCGGGGGATTTCCATTTCCTGCGCTCGCGCCTTCCCGAGCGGCTGGACGGCAAGTGGGTGATCACCTCCGGGCTGGGTGAGGCCGAACTCGCCCTGCTGAGAGATCGCGGGGTCTTGCTCGTTATGGAGTTGGGCCCGGTCGCCCGGGCGGCAGCGCGTGTGGACGCGGCACTCGATGCCCGTGCAGCGCCTGCCACCCGTGCGGCGGCCTGCCGTGCAGCGCCGAGGGCGCTGTCTGCAAACCTGGCGGAAGCGGTGGTGGCGGCTGCGAGCGGGGAATCGCCATCCTCGTTGGGTCCCGAAGGGATACGCACCTGGTGCGAGCGCCTGGGTTTCCGTCCCACTGTCTACTTGCTTCCCTTACCGGACAATACTACAAATTGA
- the feoB gene encoding ferrous iron transport protein B encodes MQHCHRRRHRQGRHHSDRDGMERHRLGGDGSGHCCPGREGRGRERFGQDRAPRRLIALVGNPNTGKSVIFHYLTRRYVEVSNYPGTTVEVTSGWSGEDLVVDTPGVYGISGLNDEERVTRDAVLQADLVINVVDAAHLSRDLFLTLQLCDLGVPMVVCLNMVDEARTEGKWPDPRVLEEALGVPVIPTVATRRQGLPELRAALARAVPGRPDPDLAARLAREIPPDVVGQVEDDGRGRALTYLYLEGDDLAARRLGLPPGGNREAVWARRRRRADELAARAVTGGSVRGTERWRGMVDHLLTWPASGLLVLVLILALAYWFLGVVVAGTVVDFLEGTVMQGYWEPAVRGLVGHVVPPRSAVGQLLAGEFGLLTMTVTYIVGLLLPLVVGFYLLMGFLEDSGYMPRVAVLFDRALNPLGLNGRAVIPFMLGFGCVTMAIVSTRVLNTSRERRIAIILLSLAIPCSAQLGVVTGMITPLGWRVLAFYGATVFTVFALAGMLLDRLLPGTSSPLLMDLPPLRIPRLDNLLYKTAYRAITFIREAGPLFFYGAAGLGVLQVTGALDHLQDLLAPVVTGWLGLPREAATAFVMGFVRRDFGAAGLYHLGLGAVQTLVAVVTITLFVPCVASVMMIGKERGWKEVALIWAGNIVLAFGVGGVVARLAPLVVR; translated from the coding sequence GTGCAACACTGTCATCGCCGCCGGCACCGTCAGGGCCGCCACCACTCGGACCGCGACGGGATGGAGCGTCACCGCTTGGGTGGTGACGGGTCGGGTCACTGCTGCCCGGGTCGCGAAGGCCGGGGTCGCGAGAGATTCGGGCAGGACCGGGCCCCGCGGCGGCTCATCGCGCTGGTGGGGAATCCCAACACGGGCAAGTCGGTGATATTCCATTATCTTACTCGCAGGTACGTGGAGGTTTCGAATTATCCTGGCACCACCGTTGAGGTCACCAGCGGGTGGAGCGGGGAAGACCTGGTCGTGGACACGCCGGGCGTGTACGGCATTTCCGGGCTCAACGATGAGGAACGGGTGACCAGGGATGCCGTGCTGCAAGCTGACCTGGTGATCAATGTGGTGGATGCCGCTCACCTTTCCCGCGACCTGTTCCTCACCCTGCAACTTTGTGACCTGGGAGTTCCCATGGTGGTATGCCTGAACATGGTGGACGAGGCCCGCACCGAGGGTAAATGGCCGGATCCCCGGGTGCTGGAGGAGGCCCTGGGGGTGCCCGTCATCCCTACGGTGGCCACGCGCCGGCAGGGTCTGCCGGAACTGCGCGCCGCCCTGGCCCGGGCCGTCCCCGGAAGACCCGACCCCGACCTGGCCGCCCGCCTGGCTCGGGAAATCCCTCCGGACGTCGTGGGGCAGGTCGAGGACGACGGGCGCGGGCGGGCCCTGACCTACCTGTACCTGGAAGGGGATGACCTGGCGGCCCGCCGCCTGGGGCTGCCTCCCGGGGGGAATCGCGAGGCGGTCTGGGCACGCCGCCGCCGGCGGGCCGACGAACTGGCCGCCAGGGCGGTGACGGGCGGTAGCGTCCGGGGCACGGAGCGCTGGCGGGGCATGGTGGACCACCTCCTCACCTGGCCTGCTTCCGGCCTGCTGGTGCTGGTCCTGATCCTGGCTCTGGCGTACTGGTTCCTGGGGGTAGTGGTGGCGGGCACGGTGGTGGACTTCCTCGAGGGCACCGTCATGCAGGGATACTGGGAGCCCGCAGTACGAGGGCTGGTGGGCCACGTTGTCCCTCCGAGAAGTGCGGTGGGCCAGTTGCTGGCGGGAGAATTCGGGCTCCTCACCATGACCGTCACCTACATCGTGGGCCTCTTGCTTCCCCTGGTGGTGGGGTTTTACCTGCTCATGGGGTTCCTGGAGGATTCCGGTTACATGCCGCGGGTTGCGGTGCTGTTTGACCGGGCCCTGAATCCCCTGGGGCTGAACGGCCGGGCCGTGATCCCCTTTATGCTGGGCTTCGGCTGCGTGACCATGGCCATCGTTTCCACCAGGGTCCTCAATACCAGCCGGGAGCGGCGCATCGCCATCATCCTCCTCAGCCTGGCCATCCCCTGCTCCGCCCAACTGGGTGTGGTCACGGGCATGATCACCCCCCTGGGATGGCGGGTACTGGCGTTTTACGGCGCGACCGTGTTCACCGTGTTTGCCCTGGCTGGCATGCTCCTCGACCGCCTGCTCCCCGGCACATCGAGCCCCCTGCTCATGGACCTGCCCCCCCTGCGCATACCGCGGCTGGACAACCTTCTCTATAAGACCGCCTACCGGGCCATCACCTTCATCCGGGAAGCCGGCCCGCTGTTTTTCTACGGGGCGGCGGGATTGGGTGTGCTGCAGGTGACCGGTGCCCTCGACCACCTGCAGGACCTCCTCGCTCCCGTGGTCACGGGCTGGCTGGGATTGCCGCGGGAGGCCGCAACCGCCTTTGTGATGGGGTTTGTACGTCGTGACTTCGGTGCCGCTGGGCTGTACCACCTGGGCCTGGGTGCGGTGCAGACCCTGGTGGCGGTGGTCACCATCACCCTGTTTGTGCCCTGTGTCGCCTCGGTGATGATGATCGGCAAAGAACGGGGCTGGAAGGAGGTCGCCCTCATCTGGGCGGGCAACATTGTGCTGGCCTTCGGCGTCGGGGGTGTGGTGGCACGTCTCGCCCCCCTGGTGGTAAGATGA
- a CDS encoding YHS domain-containing protein, with translation MARDPVCGMEVREDVPHRSEYEGRTYHFCCRGCKVQFDRDPRRYLEGSEGREKPRH, from the coding sequence ATGGCAAGGGATCCGGTGTGCGGGATGGAGGTGCGGGAGGATGTCCCTCATCGCTCTGAGTACGAGGGACGAACTTACCACTTCTGCTGCCGGGGGTGCAAGGTGCAGTTCGACCGTGATCCCCGTCGTTATTTAGAGGGCAGCGAGGGTCGGGAGAAACCGCGCCACTAG
- a CDS encoding ferrous iron transport protein A, translated as MVRQSLHPSALDVQEEADGVGVGQPPLVTLSSAPVGARVRIRYLGAGVLRAQAIRLGLGPGSEVTVWARLPGGPVLLSRGSQKVALGRKLAQETWVEIIGRGS; from the coding sequence TTGGTCAGGCAATCCCTGCATCCATCGGCATTAGATGTACAGGAGGAGGCGGATGGGGTAGGGGTCGGGCAGCCCCCCCTGGTCACCCTGAGTTCGGCTCCCGTGGGAGCCCGGGTACGTATCCGCTACCTGGGGGCGGGGGTGTTGCGCGCCCAGGCCATCCGGTTGGGGCTGGGGCCCGGTTCAGAGGTGACCGTATGGGCGCGCCTCCCTGGCGGACCCGTGCTCCTCAGCCGGGGAAGCCAGAAGGTGGCGTTGGGCCGCAAGCTGGCACAGGAAACCTGGGTAGAGATCATCGGGCGCGGGTCCTGA
- the tatC gene encoding twin-arginine translocase subunit TatC: MAQRKSEMTLMEHLEELRRVLVVCTVAVGISTAVVYGFFRQELYDLVTFPLRQYDAPLIFIGLGEAFMTQLKLAVAAGFVIALPVILWQVWGFIVPALRPEEKRMVGVTALLSLLMFFAGAAFAYFTVFRFAARFLITVAGPEVRPMLSIGHYVSFLVTFLIPFGLAFELPVIIYFLARWGLVTGSWLARNRRPVIVVIFIVAAALTPTPDVVSQLLMAGPLLLLYEVSILVAKVAANRAAVVRPAQEG, encoded by the coding sequence TTGGCGCAGAGGAAAAGCGAAATGACCCTGATGGAGCACCTGGAAGAACTGCGCCGCGTTCTGGTGGTGTGCACGGTGGCCGTGGGGATATCCACGGCCGTTGTTTACGGCTTCTTCCGGCAGGAACTGTATGACCTGGTAACGTTCCCCCTCCGTCAATACGACGCACCCTTGATCTTCATCGGCCTGGGAGAAGCCTTCATGACCCAGCTCAAGCTGGCGGTGGCGGCCGGGTTCGTCATCGCTCTGCCGGTCATCCTGTGGCAGGTATGGGGCTTTATCGTGCCGGCCCTGAGGCCGGAGGAAAAGCGTATGGTGGGCGTTACCGCCCTGCTGTCGCTGCTCATGTTTTTCGCCGGAGCAGCATTCGCCTATTTCACCGTTTTCCGTTTTGCGGCCAGGTTCTTGATAACCGTGGCCGGCCCGGAGGTTCGGCCCATGCTTTCCATCGGCCACTACGTTTCGTTCCTCGTCACCTTTCTCATCCCCTTCGGGCTCGCCTTCGAATTGCCCGTGATCATTTACTTCCTGGCCCGCTGGGGTCTGGTGACAGGTTCCTGGCTGGCCAGGAACCGCAGGCCCGTCATCGTGGTAATCTTCATAGTGGCGGCGGCCCTCACACCGACGCCCGACGTGGTTTCCCAGCTTCTCATGGCCGGCCCTCTGCTTCTGCTGTACGAAGTCAGTATACTGGTGGCGAAGGTGGCGGCCAATCGGGCCGCGGTGGTCCGCCCTGCTCAGGAGGGGTAG
- a CDS encoding glycerate kinase: protein MRILVAPDSFKGSLSGVQVAEALGKGLKRALPGATVVPCPVADGGEGTAEVLVLNTGGRMVQRTVMGPLGEPVEARFAVLGDGETAVVEIAAASGLPLVPPARRDPLVTTSYGTGQLIMAAIEEGCQRVVVALGGSATVDGGLGMLEALGFRFLDASGRAVPRGGRGLALVESALRPVHLPPVEFVGACDVDNPLVGPQGAARVYGPQKGATPEVVEELDRGLAHLAAVWKREWGVDVAELPGAGAAGGAGAALAAALRAPLISGAHLVLEYSGLQRRLEKADLVITGEGRMDFQTQRGKAPAAVAAAARRAGVPVVAVCGSIAASPEQLEETGIAVALGITEGPTTLEESMARAAELLERAGERLARLLQLGSTLAHCLRAPGTGGGF, encoded by the coding sequence TTGCGCATTCTGGTGGCGCCCGATTCCTTTAAGGGAAGCCTGAGCGGGGTTCAGGTGGCCGAAGCCCTGGGGAAGGGCCTGAAGAGGGCTCTGCCGGGAGCCACAGTCGTCCCCTGCCCGGTGGCGGATGGGGGTGAGGGTACGGCAGAGGTCCTGGTCCTGAACACGGGCGGACGCATGGTGCAGAGGACGGTGATGGGGCCTCTCGGTGAACCCGTCGAGGCCCGATTTGCCGTGCTGGGCGACGGCGAGACGGCGGTGGTCGAGATTGCTGCCGCCTCAGGATTGCCTCTGGTGCCCCCCGCTCGGCGCGACCCCCTGGTAACCACCAGCTACGGGACCGGGCAGTTGATCATGGCTGCCATCGAGGAAGGATGCCAGCGGGTGGTGGTGGCCCTCGGGGGGAGCGCCACGGTGGATGGTGGTCTGGGGATGCTGGAGGCCCTCGGATTCCGATTCCTGGATGCCTCCGGCCGAGCCGTCCCCCGGGGAGGGAGGGGGCTGGCCCTGGTGGAGAGTGCCCTGCGGCCCGTCCATCTGCCGCCCGTGGAGTTCGTGGGTGCCTGCGACGTGGACAACCCCCTGGTGGGTCCCCAGGGAGCGGCCCGCGTGTACGGTCCCCAAAAAGGTGCTACTCCCGAGGTGGTGGAGGAACTGGACCGGGGCCTGGCCCATCTGGCCGCCGTGTGGAAGCGGGAATGGGGGGTCGACGTGGCCGAACTGCCGGGAGCAGGTGCGGCCGGGGGAGCCGGGGCGGCCCTGGCGGCGGCGCTGCGTGCCCCCCTGATATCCGGGGCCCACCTGGTGCTGGAGTACAGCGGGCTGCAGCGCCGCCTCGAGAAAGCAGACCTGGTGATCACGGGAGAAGGACGCATGGACTTCCAGACGCAGCGGGGCAAGGCCCCGGCTGCCGTGGCCGCTGCCGCCCGCCGCGCGGGCGTCCCCGTGGTGGCGGTGTGCGGGTCCATCGCCGCCTCCCCGGAACAGCTTGAGGAAACGGGCATTGCCGTAGCGCTGGGCATCACGGAGGGGCCCACGACCCTGGAAGAGAGCATGGCCCGGGCGGCCGAGCTCCTGGAGAGGGCGGGGGAACGGCTGGCGCGGCTCCTGCAACTAGGCAGTACCCTGGCCCACTGCCTGCGTGCACCGGGCACAGGAGGGGGTTTCTGA
- a CDS encoding PKD domain-containing protein: protein MRRSVARTLVGVLLALSFALPAGAVPAPSRGDGVPEACPPAWGSPAAGQPVLLVGGPGSDPEGVWGGPAGLRAKLQEAGYRVWVADLSRDDDPDPERLARLVVGPAAERVLAACGAERLHMVAHGLGALAARYWAERGGSGRLGTLVMLAPPNHGSFAMNMLHVVAALSAREAGVVTEAGAAGGHGEAAGAGGALWSYVWEKAGSVYQPLYRRYVGEYRLGVPARDTLGGVRRMLGRLPFEGWVAREEPELFAREFRDAQEPLDGTSVTAAYGHALALNVGRVEELRAALRGAGLVSSLLEDPILTSDWKEMARHYGLKAARWAGRQVADWLTRQGQKLLLDQAPALLGVDPFSPGMERVVEEYFLLPMGPGPDGRPRYERLLSNWFLKQWNEKAARPDSPRYVVVAGKVPNLWRLGWKQVGENDFWIEVESCFLPLGPDDRFFLVEDRGISASHGGLPRNRRVHDLVLSELSFAPRRVLYPRAGPPGKAVSWTGRREMSLSPWYPRYLRIDSRYLNRGGDLHIELEPRTSTRAGMPPAWVWIERAGGRWERREFEWNGDRAVLTVPRFGQEVYAAFLGSRLPLAPARGLIACYRDSPTGEIMCRATFIPSPVEAGGGWEQPPPAEGAGVEVSLPQDLPVIRAVLRTKQTTHEKDQRTYHSRWEWDFGDGYSFVDDDPMHTSAAVSHAFAGPGQYTVRARSYANDGRILREKAWHVTVTPPGADGSPGEDPAGEKVEVGQPWKATLETVREPRVTATIHSPKEWMSGRPARIRVSVQVEEVPFLAEQRVEIDPGQEFVMIWERAGLFPVRVAVTVTLRYRFPEIEYALRNTYLFETQVKVLTTSGTD from the coding sequence ATGCGCCGCAGTGTGGCCCGAACCCTGGTGGGGGTGCTCCTTGCCCTTTCCTTTGCCCTTCCGGCGGGTGCGGTTCCCGCGCCGTCCCGGGGCGATGGGGTCCCGGAAGCGTGTCCGCCTGCCTGGGGTTCCCCCGCAGCCGGACAGCCCGTGCTGCTGGTGGGGGGCCCCGGCAGCGACCCCGAGGGGGTGTGGGGCGGACCGGCGGGACTACGGGCCAAGCTTCAGGAGGCGGGGTACCGGGTGTGGGTGGCCGATCTTTCCCGGGATGATGACCCCGATCCGGAGCGGCTGGCGCGGCTGGTGGTGGGGCCGGCCGCCGAGCGGGTTCTGGCAGCGTGCGGGGCGGAAAGGCTGCACATGGTGGCGCACGGGTTGGGGGCGCTGGCCGCCCGCTATTGGGCGGAACGGGGCGGGTCGGGCAGGCTGGGTACCCTGGTCATGCTGGCCCCGCCCAATCACGGGTCCTTCGCCATGAACATGCTGCATGTGGTGGCTGCCCTCTCGGCGCGGGAGGCCGGGGTCGTCACCGAAGCAGGCGCTGCTGGGGGCCACGGGGAGGCGGCAGGTGCTGGCGGGGCCCTGTGGAGTTACGTGTGGGAGAAGGCCGGTTCGGTGTACCAGCCCCTGTACCGGCGCTACGTGGGGGAGTACCGCCTGGGGGTGCCGGCCCGGGACACCCTGGGCGGGGTGCGCCGCATGCTGGGGCGGCTTCCCTTTGAAGGATGGGTTGCCCGCGAGGAGCCGGAGCTCTTCGCGCGGGAATTCCGGGACGCCCAGGAACCCCTGGACGGCACTTCGGTCACCGCTGCCTACGGTCATGCCCTGGCCCTCAACGTGGGTAGGGTGGAAGAACTGCGGGCTGCCCTGCGCGGCGCGGGCCTGGTTTCGTCGTTGCTTGAGGATCCCATCCTCACCTCCGACTGGAAGGAGATGGCGCGACACTATGGCTTGAAAGCGGCCCGCTGGGCAGGCCGGCAGGTGGCGGACTGGTTGACCCGGCAGGGGCAGAAGCTGTTGCTGGACCAGGCCCCGGCGTTACTGGGCGTGGATCCCTTCTCGCCCGGCATGGAGCGGGTGGTGGAGGAATACTTCCTCCTGCCGATGGGTCCGGGACCGGACGGCCGGCCGCGGTACGAGCGCCTGCTGAGCAACTGGTTCCTCAAGCAATGGAACGAGAAGGCGGCACGACCCGACTCGCCCCGCTATGTGGTAGTGGCTGGCAAGGTCCCCAACCTGTGGCGGCTGGGATGGAAGCAGGTGGGCGAGAACGATTTCTGGATTGAGGTGGAATCTTGCTTCCTGCCCCTGGGACCCGACGACCGCTTCTTCCTGGTGGAGGACAGGGGTATCTCTGCCAGTCACGGAGGCCTGCCCCGTAACCGCCGGGTCCACGACCTCGTGCTGAGTGAGTTGTCGTTTGCACCACGGCGGGTTCTGTACCCGCGGGCCGGTCCTCCTGGGAAGGCTGTTTCCTGGACCGGCCGGCGCGAGATGTCCCTTTCCCCCTGGTATCCCCGCTACCTCAGGATCGATAGCCGCTACCTCAACCGGGGCGGGGATCTGCACATCGAACTTGAGCCGCGTACCTCTACCCGCGCTGGCATGCCCCCCGCCTGGGTGTGGATCGAGAGGGCGGGCGGCAGGTGGGAAAGGCGAGAATTCGAATGGAATGGTGACCGGGCCGTCCTCACTGTTCCCCGTTTCGGACAGGAGGTGTATGCCGCTTTCCTGGGCAGCCGCCTTCCCCTGGCCCCCGCCCGCGGGCTCATCGCCTGTTACCGGGATTCGCCTACGGGCGAAATCATGTGCCGGGCGACCTTCATCCCTTCTCCCGTGGAGGCCGGGGGCGGATGGGAGCAACCACCACCGGCGGAAGGCGCCGGGGTTGAGGTCTCCCTGCCCCAGGACCTGCCGGTGATCAGGGCAGTTTTGCGGACGAAGCAGACCACTCATGAGAAGGACCAGCGTACCTACCACAGCCGCTGGGAATGGGATTTCGGTGACGGTTACTCTTTCGTGGACGATGATCCCATGCACACCTCGGCCGCGGTCAGCCACGCCTTTGCCGGCCCCGGCCAATACACGGTGCGCGCGCGGTCGTACGCCAACGACGGGCGCATTCTGCGGGAGAAGGCCTGGCACGTAACCGTAACCCCGCCGGGGGCCGACGGTTCCCCGGGGGAAGACCCTGCCGGCGAGAAGGTGGAGGTCGGCCAGCCCTGGAAGGCTACCCTGGAGACAGTTCGGGAGCCCAGGGTGACAGCCACCATCCACAGCCCAAAGGAGTGGATGTCCGGTCGTCCGGCGCGCATCCGGGTGTCCGTGCAGGTGGAGGAGGTCCCTTTCCTCGCGGAACAGAGAGTGGAAATCGATCCCGGCCAGGAATTCGTGATGATATGGGAGCGGGCGGGCTTGTTCCCCGTGCGGGTTGCTGTGACCGTGACCCTTCGCTATCGTTTCCCTGAGATTGAGTATGCTTTGCGTAACACCTACCTGTTTGAAACCCAGGTCAAGGTGCTGACCACCTCGGGAACTGACTGA